The proteins below come from a single Thalassomonas actiniarum genomic window:
- a CDS encoding ureidoglycolate lyase has protein sequence MKKDSSIAEPCITFDHMPSIQQSNIRLHKVEVIRATQANFAPFGRLVKSYDNEQVIIETWPAPGWRMVEQGTGNEGGITEGRFIFERKGGLMLARNHAVDGNYISGWFADPATASESQTDVDYSRILIREANYHPDGGQVFYPVDGTPFIALLALPGDDISPDDFVGFYCDGSFGIQILPNIWHQPIFPLAANAHFQGKQGKVHACIACDFVEEFGCYLSLEMTVPSE, from the coding sequence ATGAAAAAAGACTCAAGCATTGCCGAACCCTGTATCACCTTTGATCACATGCCTTCAATCCAGCAAAGCAATATCAGGCTGCACAAGGTGGAGGTTATTCGTGCCACCCAGGCAAATTTTGCCCCATTCGGCCGTTTGGTTAAAAGCTATGATAACGAGCAAGTGATCATTGAAACCTGGCCTGCGCCCGGCTGGCGTATGGTTGAACAAGGCACGGGCAATGAAGGAGGCATCACCGAAGGCCGGTTTATTTTCGAGCGCAAAGGAGGCTTGATGCTGGCGCGAAATCATGCGGTAGACGGCAATTATATCTCCGGCTGGTTTGCCGATCCGGCAACAGCATCCGAGTCGCAAACCGATGTTGATTACAGCCGGATACTGATCAGGGAGGCTAACTATCACCCGGACGGCGGCCAGGTATTTTATCCCGTCGATGGCACCCCTTTTATTGCCTTGTTGGCGTTGCCGGGGGATGATATTTCTCCGGATGACTTTGTCGGCTTTTATTGTGACGGCAGCTTCGGTATTCAGATTTTACCGAATATCTGGCACCAGCCGATATTTCCCCTGGCGGCAAATGCGCATTTTCAGGGCAAACAGGGCAAGGTACATGCCTGTATTGCTTGTGACTTTGTTGAAGAGTTTGGTTGTTATTTAAGCTTAGAGATGACAGTACCCAGTGAATGA
- a CDS encoding Ig-like domain-containing protein: MNRKEIMQSSKSLLFLIIGLSLISWASQASQTHHQFLLEDFEPVPINFAVLDENCTVSIANRTARVNPDGTYNVPNVPAGPALLRAQVLCQNELLVYGGLSDFFQLSQGSPVSLGNIRLGPIPPSVESLSVTGGGIIGEAGSTVQLLVLAELSDGSTLDVSQEMQGTTYTSSNTSIASVDNNGLVTAGNQSGTAFISILNSGVFAAKSVTVSGSNDSDGDGLPNDYEVLFGLNPADSGDASLDPDGDGLTNLQEFAQGSLINNPDTDGDGLSDGAEVTLGSNPLSPDSDLDGVSDGNEPIGDFDGDGIINVLDPDSDNDGLSDGIEVALSGSTTGANPFSDDDGDSLNNIDEVVLFTDPNNPDSDNDGLTDGQEIALGNDPLVPDLTSPEVAFTNLVTGQELVKGDNINVLVDATDDGLITSVTLFSQDAGIFEVDETPPFEFAIQVPTLGNSFELTAGAIDTNDNAAETALELLLIPDPLTTVVGVVIDESANPVEGATALIPLANHLVETADSQLLYGPIVNDSETEQVAIDINGTMLFSPGSLTLSDQAVDLAPAGPVDLSGQLIANLQMSTVAITLSGTTADGFTFSLEGENPVTNFFMGEDDENLFTRIELEFTSLDAAGLPTALPLVNQLPVITFQCEDNFILDPDTSEVVEVESFCENELLAVAPSLQATTGQDGSFSIDNVPTIFGDIVVNALFEASPGKFIHGSSTPIPFVRGGITDVGNIELRARKGILLIEDQGGFDGAVTVLLNDGHQVTVINNEWENNHANLLNTTLLNQFDLVVWGARGAGEGNSTPQNVADSLEAYIQGGGNLLVTGYDTIGSPTDPVLASLVRAVFPGDEVSRNPNWQTTNEDNFILNGTFGDFRNQTFTHIGYDDDTLTPDLSRGAVVLAITPEVTSKIIFTDLPGQAGTVGYWNGGNLGSGADAQDDFSNGGIPEGIFRNWADGAIFGFTAQ; the protein is encoded by the coding sequence ATGAATAGAAAAGAGATAATGCAGAGCTCAAAAAGCCTATTATTTTTAATCATAGGTTTATCCCTGATTTCTTGGGCGAGTCAAGCAAGCCAAACCCATCATCAATTTTTATTGGAAGATTTTGAACCTGTTCCGATAAACTTTGCCGTTCTGGATGAAAACTGTACAGTCAGCATTGCCAATCGCACGGCAAGAGTGAATCCCGATGGCACTTATAATGTACCGAATGTTCCGGCAGGACCTGCTTTATTAAGAGCACAGGTTTTATGTCAAAATGAGCTGTTGGTTTATGGCGGCTTATCCGACTTCTTTCAATTATCACAAGGCAGTCCTGTTTCACTCGGAAACATCAGATTGGGACCTATCCCGCCAAGTGTTGAGTCACTGAGCGTCACAGGCGGTGGCATAATAGGAGAAGCAGGCTCAACCGTCCAGCTGCTTGTGCTGGCTGAACTCTCAGACGGCAGCACCCTGGATGTCAGCCAGGAAATGCAAGGAACAACCTATACCAGCAGTAACACCTCTATTGCCAGTGTTGATAACAATGGGTTAGTCACAGCAGGAAATCAAAGTGGTACCGCTTTTATCAGCATTCTTAACAGTGGTGTTTTTGCGGCAAAGAGTGTTACTGTCAGCGGTAGTAATGATAGCGACGGAGATGGTTTACCTAATGACTACGAAGTACTTTTTGGCTTAAATCCAGCCGACTCCGGCGATGCTTCTTTGGATCCCGATGGCGATGGATTAACTAATTTACAAGAATTCGCACAAGGCAGCTTAATCAATAACCCAGATACTGATGGCGATGGTTTATCTGACGGTGCTGAGGTAACATTAGGCTCAAATCCCTTATCTCCCGATTCCGATTTGGATGGTGTATCCGACGGTAATGAGCCCATTGGTGATTTTGACGGAGACGGTATTATCAATGTGCTGGATCCGGACAGTGATAATGATGGCCTAAGCGATGGCATCGAAGTCGCTCTATCGGGAAGTACAACCGGGGCGAATCCATTTAGTGACGATGACGGCGATAGTCTTAATAATATCGATGAAGTGGTATTGTTTACCGATCCCAATAATCCGGACTCTGATAATGACGGCCTGACTGACGGCCAGGAAATTGCGTTAGGCAATGATCCTTTAGTGCCGGATTTGACCTCCCCTGAAGTTGCCTTTACCAACCTGGTCACCGGGCAGGAACTAGTCAAAGGAGATAATATTAACGTGCTAGTTGATGCCACCGATGATGGCTTGATAACAAGTGTTACCTTATTTTCACAGGATGCTGGTATATTCGAGGTTGACGAAACCCCGCCTTTCGAGTTTGCTATACAGGTACCTACTTTAGGAAACTCATTTGAACTAACAGCAGGTGCTATTGATACCAATGATAATGCAGCTGAAACAGCACTTGAATTACTTCTGATCCCAGACCCATTAACAACCGTTGTTGGTGTTGTTATAGACGAAAGTGCTAATCCTGTTGAAGGTGCTACGGCATTAATCCCATTAGCTAACCATTTAGTTGAAACCGCTGACAGTCAACTGTTATATGGACCTATTGTTAATGATTCAGAAACTGAGCAGGTGGCTATAGATATCAATGGAACTATGTTATTTTCACCGGGTAGCCTGACATTATCAGATCAGGCTGTCGATCTGGCCCCGGCAGGTCCTGTTGATCTTTCAGGTCAGCTGATCGCCAACCTTCAAATGTCCACTGTTGCAATAACCTTATCCGGCACTACAGCCGATGGTTTTACTTTCAGCCTAGAAGGCGAAAACCCGGTAACAAACTTCTTTATGGGAGAAGATGATGAAAATTTATTTACAAGGATTGAGCTTGAGTTTACATCACTTGACGCTGCCGGGCTCCCTACGGCATTACCTTTAGTCAATCAACTGCCAGTGATCACTTTTCAATGTGAAGATAACTTTATTTTAGATCCGGATACATCGGAAGTGGTAGAAGTAGAAAGCTTCTGTGAAAATGAGCTCTTAGCTGTAGCTCCCTCTTTACAGGCAACAACAGGTCAAGATGGCAGTTTTTCCATTGACAACGTCCCTACTATTTTTGGCGATATCGTAGTCAATGCTCTATTTGAAGCTTCTCCTGGAAAATTTATTCACGGTAGCAGTACACCTATTCCCTTTGTCCGCGGGGGAATTACCGATGTGGGGAATATTGAGCTTAGAGCCAGAAAAGGGATTCTTTTAATTGAAGACCAGGGAGGATTTGACGGTGCTGTAACTGTGCTACTTAACGATGGCCACCAGGTAACCGTGATCAATAACGAATGGGAAAATAATCATGCAAACCTGCTTAATACCACTCTTTTAAACCAATTCGATCTCGTTGTCTGGGGAGCTCGTGGCGCAGGCGAAGGTAATAGTACACCGCAAAATGTTGCCGATAGCCTTGAAGCTTATATTCAGGGAGGCGGCAACTTATTGGTGACAGGATATGACACAATAGGAAGTCCGACGGATCCGGTTTTGGCTAGCCTGGTGCGGGCTGTATTCCCCGGGGATGAAGTAAGTCGTAACCCAAACTGGCAAACCACAAACGAGGATAACTTTATCTTAAATGGTACTTTTGGTGATTTTAGAAATCAGACATTTACCCATATAGGCTATGATGATGACACTTTAACTCCGGATTTAAGCAGAGGTGCCGTCGTGTTAGCAATTACCCCGGAAGTGACGAGCAAAATTATCTTCACAGACTTGCCTGGCCAAGCAGGCACAGTAGGTTATTGGAACGGAGGTAATCTGGGCAGTGGAGCAGATGCGCAGGATGACTTTAGTAATGGCGGCATTCCTGAAGGTATCTTTCGCAATTGGGCAGATGGAGCCATTTTTGGCTTTACTGCTCAATAA
- a CDS encoding carboxypeptidase-like regulatory domain-containing protein, with translation MVYKQEFKQLRAVKTVMLLCFFLALFFHVNTVHSTDSIHLEDLTQINNLNVSLTAGQFNRRTGEITYSATITNNAGESYPGPIYLAISDITDSAVTVVNDLDNSDLGAGFFRFDTPIFEPGDQLSNPVIFSNPTRVRFNFNTSTFFESPLTPDILDISITSPVSGFLTSQDSLVVTGTFGTSVESIEVNGFPATLQENSYSSAPIPLIEGNNTLTAVARNTTGGLGTANVMVLKDSTPPTVGFSNPQNNQVVTTDTIQVSGNVNDIVTGTVNEENCQVTVTGRTGSIVASVVNRSFQIVNFPIVPGLNEITVVARDTAGNESTPAQVNVTRQELIGKQLQTVTGNNQTGEINQILSQPVTVRAVDAAGVPLAETLLQFEVTSNTGLIKPAGSAISNNQLVHNLLTDSEGMVALDWTLGNRVGVGNNSLEVSGIGFSAPLQFFASANPSACSQLLALSGENQVGGVSTALANPLEVVAFDDGGNFCIDQPVTFEIGLGNGNLTGATSLTVNTNADGRAAAILTLGDTPGINNNSVSATFDGLAQNVSFIATAVLTGIEADTRFIGVVLDTENIPVPNATVQIENTDPLIETVTDTNGLFALEGVPIGSGLLLVDGSTTTRSGRWPTLEYVINVISGIDNSLGNPVFLPELDATNFQTVGGNEDVVLTMEGVEGFAMKIFANSATFPDGSTTGAMGVTQVSNDQVPMPPSGGAAPPWVGTLQPAGVFFDPPVQLTVPNSLGLPPNQIVNMFSFDHDLQQFVSVGTGTVQTDGATIVSDPGSGIRKSGWFFDCPPPPPTEETDNCDDPLKNNDLRQAFRDAWTNSNPGGGLAEDNPGRHEQGGWIVQHPDGSITIDPWPLGDGDSITPGPQPAGTIGGFHTHPNTDASIYAQEPSQGDIDTTIPQGVPCYIISNDRIYRVNVDGTVDDLGSRGDLTSPTSCGD, from the coding sequence ATGGTATATAAACAGGAATTTAAACAACTTCGGGCTGTGAAAACAGTCATGTTATTATGTTTTTTTTTAGCTTTATTTTTCCATGTCAATACAGTTCACTCAACAGATAGTATTCATTTAGAAGACCTCACACAAATTAATAACCTTAATGTCAGTTTAACCGCTGGCCAGTTTAATCGCCGTACAGGAGAGATCACTTACAGCGCAACTATCACAAACAATGCCGGCGAGTCTTATCCGGGACCTATTTATTTAGCGATATCAGATATTACCGATTCGGCGGTTACTGTGGTGAACGATCTCGATAACAGTGATTTGGGGGCAGGTTTTTTCCGTTTTGATACCCCAATCTTTGAGCCGGGAGACCAATTGAGTAACCCCGTCATTTTTTCAAACCCAACACGAGTACGGTTTAATTTTAACACCAGCACATTTTTTGAATCGCCTTTAACACCTGATATTTTGGATATCAGCATCACCAGCCCTGTTTCGGGTTTTCTGACCAGCCAAGATAGCCTTGTTGTTACTGGTACTTTTGGAACTTCAGTAGAATCTATAGAAGTCAATGGCTTCCCTGCCACGTTACAGGAAAACAGCTATTCTTCTGCTCCTATACCATTAATAGAGGGCAATAACACTTTAACTGCGGTTGCAAGAAATACTACCGGCGGGCTTGGCACTGCCAATGTAATGGTACTTAAAGATAGTACTCCGCCCACCGTCGGTTTTTCAAACCCTCAAAACAATCAAGTTGTCACAACCGATACCATCCAAGTTTCTGGAAATGTAAATGATATTGTCACGGGTACGGTGAATGAAGAAAATTGTCAAGTTACTGTTACTGGGCGTACCGGCAGTATTGTAGCAAGCGTAGTTAACCGCAGCTTCCAAATCGTCAACTTCCCGATCGTCCCCGGATTAAATGAAATCACCGTTGTGGCCAGAGATACGGCAGGCAATGAAAGTACGCCAGCACAAGTAAATGTGACCAGACAAGAGCTTATAGGAAAGCAATTACAAACTGTTACCGGCAATAATCAAACGGGTGAAATTAACCAAATACTCTCTCAACCGGTTACTGTCCGTGCAGTAGATGCCGCAGGTGTACCATTAGCCGAAACCTTGCTGCAATTTGAAGTTACAAGTAATACCGGATTGATTAAACCGGCAGGCTCTGCGATCAGCAATAATCAGTTAGTCCATAATTTACTGACGGATAGTGAAGGTATGGTTGCACTTGATTGGACTTTAGGTAACCGTGTTGGTGTTGGTAACAATAGCCTCGAAGTTAGCGGGATAGGCTTTTCTGCTCCGTTACAGTTCTTTGCCTCTGCTAATCCCAGTGCCTGCAGCCAGTTATTAGCTTTATCGGGTGAAAACCAGGTGGGAGGAGTCAGCACTGCTCTGGCTAATCCCCTAGAAGTTGTCGCATTTGATGATGGCGGGAATTTTTGCATTGATCAACCGGTAACATTTGAAATTGGTTTAGGTAACGGAAACCTGACAGGAGCAACCTCGTTAACGGTCAATACCAATGCAGATGGACGTGCAGCTGCGATTTTAACTCTGGGAGATACGCCAGGAATTAATAATAATAGTGTCTCAGCAACATTCGATGGATTAGCTCAAAACGTCAGCTTTATTGCTACGGCGGTTCTGACCGGCATCGAAGCCGATACCCGTTTTATTGGCGTTGTATTGGATACAGAAAATATACCGGTACCTAATGCCACGGTTCAAATTGAAAATACCGACCCGCTGATTGAGACAGTAACCGATACAAACGGCCTTTTTGCCTTGGAGGGGGTGCCTATCGGCAGTGGTTTATTGCTTGTCGATGGCTCTACCACCACCAGAAGCGGCCGTTGGCCGACATTGGAATATGTCATCAATGTTATCTCTGGGATCGATAATTCCCTTGGTAATCCAGTATTTTTACCTGAACTTGATGCAACGAATTTTCAAACGGTTGGCGGCAACGAAGACGTCGTCCTGACCATGGAAGGAGTCGAAGGCTTCGCCATGAAAATTTTTGCAAATTCGGCAACATTTCCCGACGGCTCAACAACGGGGGCAATGGGGGTGACTCAAGTCAGTAATGATCAGGTCCCTATGCCGCCTTCTGGTGGTGCAGCTCCTCCTTGGGTTGGAACATTGCAGCCTGCCGGAGTATTTTTTGATCCACCGGTTCAATTGACCGTCCCCAACTCATTAGGTCTTCCCCCAAATCAAATCGTTAATATGTTTAGCTTTGATCATGATCTACAGCAATTTGTCAGTGTTGGTACCGGCACAGTGCAAACCGATGGCGCGACCATAGTTTCTGATCCCGGTAGTGGTATCCGCAAATCAGGTTGGTTTTTTGATTGTCCACCACCACCGCCAACGGAAGAAACAGACAACTGCGACGATCCCCTGAAAAATAATGATTTGCGCCAGGCATTTCGAGATGCCTGGACCAACTCAAATCCAGGCGGAGGACTAGCCGAAGATAATCCGGGCAGGCATGAGCAGGGGGGATGGATTGTCCAGCATCCTGATGGCTCAATAACGATAGACCCCTGGCCCTTGGGTGATGGTGACTCAATAACCCCGGGTCCTCAACCCGCAGGTACTATCGGCGGCTTTCATACGCATCCCAATACTGATGCCTCGATTTATGCTCAGGAGCCATCACAAGGCGACATTGATACAACAATCCCTCAAGGAGTTCCCTGTTATATCATAAGCAATGATCGAATTTACCGTGTAAACGTTGATGGTACTGTTGACGATCTTGGTTCAAGAGGTGATTTGACTTCACCGACATCATGTGGCGATTGA
- a CDS encoding TonB-dependent receptor — MIKLKPVAAAIMAITSINAFADGSVIGEISDASGKLSGAKISIVGANFVTASDKQGKFNLSRLPPGQHTLKIDYLGYQPKEVMINVTDNQEVNLGALQLSYAADSLQEEQAIEEVVALGYMHRGNMLAMNMQKEAHNIKNILSADGIGKLPDRNAAEAVQRMPGISIERDQGEGRFVAVRGLPAQWNSTSINGDRLPTAEEETTSRAVAFDFFPTDMIEMVEVSKAITPDMEGDAIGGNVNFITSRAPDEQIFTINIAAGDSEKAQGGSQSFNVLYGDRSADGRFGYLVNATAWERDWATDNYEPRRAIDDDGIAGVHRLELRDYTGTRTTYGLNASAEYLLDNGLVFAKAMYGTLSDEETHYKHRIRFNKNRVELQEIYNELITEMHGFQIGGEHDLDLNTQLNWQLSTYENTFKYGDIPNKEDNAYYVVKFKQAVEFDDEVGQRNGSDTGSSLVYNTIDGGTDPGREIGSHLSDDWVMDPQQAVLADVELYGIDVKERDKIVLQLDLTHAYNAQLELKTGFKYREKERNASFYDKFYGWNEAEYGPTPTMADIADDLGVELKDQPGRSDYLDGDMPLSYHQHFSQVIPVNDLKRWWQQNQHKLTFLPGDSQTVENGGGLNRNFDLTESHTSLYGMATYQLSDELTLLGGIRATHTDTEVDGYVAVENDSGTSVEPEKGSKKYWSVLPSLHLTYELDDLRQVRMALTRTFARPDFGQLSPGATYLEMENQLKSGNPELDPTYSNNFDLMYEHYFDNAGMFSVGYFYKQITDPVFSQTYQGSYRDQSVTVKSPLNGDDAWLHGIEFATNTSLGFISPAMENFGFSFNFTLMDSEMDIPGRDDKVKISRQADELYNFAFYFDNNNFSARVAVNHKGEYIEDHGSNADLDTYYGDYTSVDATASYYLTDNAMVYLELNNLTDEPLEYYTGSAQRPNQIEYYGLRGQIGIKYDFF; from the coding sequence ATGATAAAGCTCAAGCCAGTTGCGGCAGCCATCATGGCAATAACCAGCATAAATGCGTTTGCCGACGGGTCGGTGATAGGTGAAATTAGTGATGCTTCTGGTAAATTATCCGGGGCTAAGATCTCTATTGTTGGCGCCAATTTTGTCACCGCTTCTGACAAGCAGGGGAAATTTAATCTTAGCCGTTTACCTCCCGGACAGCATACCCTAAAAATTGATTATCTGGGTTACCAGCCCAAAGAAGTGATGATTAACGTCACCGACAACCAGGAAGTCAATCTCGGCGCTCTGCAGCTAAGCTATGCCGCAGACTCTTTACAGGAAGAACAAGCCATTGAAGAAGTGGTAGCCCTGGGTTATATGCATCGCGGCAACATGCTCGCCATGAATATGCAAAAAGAAGCACACAATATCAAAAATATCTTATCTGCCGACGGTATAGGTAAACTGCCCGACCGCAATGCCGCCGAGGCGGTGCAACGCATGCCGGGCATCTCCATTGAGCGGGACCAGGGGGAAGGACGTTTTGTCGCGGTACGCGGCCTGCCGGCGCAGTGGAACTCCACCAGCATTAACGGCGATCGCCTGCCCACAGCGGAAGAAGAAACCACCAGCCGCGCGGTCGCCTTTGACTTTTTCCCCACCGATATGATCGAAATGGTGGAAGTCTCCAAAGCCATTACCCCGGATATGGAAGGTGATGCCATCGGCGGTAATGTTAACTTTATCACCAGCCGGGCTCCGGACGAGCAAATCTTTACCATCAATATCGCCGCCGGCGACTCGGAAAAAGCACAAGGCGGCAGCCAGTCGTTTAATGTTTTATACGGCGACCGCTCGGCAGACGGGCGTTTTGGTTACCTGGTCAACGCCACCGCCTGGGAGCGAGACTGGGCCACGGATAACTATGAGCCACGCCGCGCCATTGACGACGACGGTATCGCCGGTGTTCACCGCCTGGAGCTGCGCGACTATACCGGCACCCGCACCACCTATGGCTTAAATGCCTCGGCGGAATACCTGCTCGATAACGGCCTGGTATTCGCCAAAGCCATGTACGGCACCCTCAGCGATGAAGAAACCCATTACAAACACCGTATCCGCTTTAATAAAAACCGGGTGGAGCTACAGGAAATCTACAATGAGCTGATCACCGAAATGCACGGTTTTCAAATCGGCGGCGAGCATGATCTTGACTTAAACACCCAGCTCAACTGGCAATTAAGCACCTATGAAAATACCTTTAAATACGGCGATATTCCTAACAAGGAAGACAATGCCTATTACGTGGTTAAATTTAAACAAGCGGTGGAATTTGATGATGAAGTCGGCCAGCGTAACGGCAGTGACACCGGCAGCTCCCTGGTGTATAACACCATAGACGGCGGCACAGATCCCGGCCGTGAAATCGGCAGCCATTTGTCGGACGACTGGGTCATGGACCCGCAGCAGGCGGTATTGGCCGATGTCGAGTTATACGGCATAGATGTTAAAGAGCGTGACAAAATCGTACTGCAATTGGATTTAACCCATGCCTATAACGCACAGCTGGAATTAAAAACCGGCTTTAAATACCGTGAAAAAGAGCGCAACGCCAGCTTTTACGATAAGTTCTACGGCTGGAATGAAGCCGAATACGGCCCGACACCGACCATGGCAGATATCGCCGATGACTTGGGGGTTGAGTTAAAAGACCAGCCGGGACGTAGCGATTACCTCGACGGCGATATGCCGCTCAGTTACCACCAGCATTTCTCCCAGGTGATCCCGGTCAACGACTTAAAGCGCTGGTGGCAACAAAACCAACACAAACTCACCTTTTTGCCGGGCGACTCACAAACCGTTGAGAACGGCGGCGGCTTAAACCGCAATTTTGACTTAACTGAAAGCCACACCTCACTTTACGGCATGGCCACCTACCAGTTAAGTGACGAACTCACCCTGTTAGGCGGGATCCGGGCCACCCATACCGACACCGAAGTTGACGGCTATGTTGCAGTAGAAAATGACAGCGGCACCAGCGTCGAGCCGGAAAAAGGCAGTAAAAAATACTGGTCGGTATTACCTTCGCTGCATCTCACCTATGAGCTTGATGATTTACGCCAGGTAAGAATGGCGTTAACCCGCACCTTCGCCCGTCCGGACTTTGGCCAGTTATCGCCGGGGGCCACATATCTGGAAATGGAAAACCAGTTGAAGTCGGGCAACCCGGAACTGGACCCCACCTATTCCAACAACTTTGATTTAATGTACGAGCACTATTTCGATAATGCCGGTATGTTCTCCGTCGGCTATTTCTATAAGCAAATCACCGACCCGGTATTTTCACAAACCTACCAGGGCAGCTACCGTGACCAGTCGGTGACGGTGAAAAGCCCGCTCAACGGCGACGATGCCTGGCTGCACGGCATCGAGTTTGCCACCAACACCAGCTTAGGTTTTATTTCCCCGGCGATGGAAAACTTTGGCTTTAGCTTTAACTTCACGCTGATGGACTCAGAAATGGATATCCCCGGCCGTGACGATAAAGTGAAAATCTCCCGCCAGGCAGATGAGCTTTATAACTTCGCCTTTTACTTTGACAACAACAATTTTAGCGCCCGTGTCGCCGTCAACCATAAAGGGGAATATATTGAAGATCACGGCAGCAATGCCGACTTAGATACCTACTATGGTGACTACACCAGTGTTGACGCCACTGCCTCCTATTACCTGACCGACAATGCCATGGTGTATCTGGAGCTCAACAACCTCACCGACGAGCCGCTGGAATATTACACAGGGTCAGCGCAGCGTCCCAACCAGATTGAATACTACGGCCTGCGCGGACAAATAGGCATTAAATACGACTTTTTCTAG